In Priestia megaterium NBRC 15308 = ATCC 14581, the following proteins share a genomic window:
- a CDS encoding class I SAM-dependent methyltransferase, with amino-acid sequence MSNKEMVVSQFGGNAGKYVKSKGHAKGKDLAVLAEIAEENRGGKLLDVATGGGHVANKLAPVFQEVTAFDLTPQMLQSAEGFIKENGYENVSFVQGDAEDMPFQDDEFDTVTCRIAPHHFPNIKQFIKEVYRVLKPGGQFLLIDNVAPEVNAYDEFYNRVEKTRDPSHYRAYKKTEWLSMLEMQGFRTEVLTTFSKRFLFDDWCGMMNVSEETKRELTQYMLNIPSGFKQFFDIKTNQQGIESFQGEAIFVACCKNK; translated from the coding sequence ATGAGTAATAAAGAAATGGTGGTCAGTCAGTTCGGGGGGAATGCCGGAAAGTATGTCAAAAGTAAAGGTCATGCAAAAGGCAAAGATTTAGCGGTTTTAGCGGAAATTGCTGAAGAAAATAGAGGAGGAAAGCTGCTTGATGTAGCGACAGGAGGAGGACACGTGGCAAATAAGCTAGCACCTGTCTTTCAAGAAGTAACGGCTTTTGACTTAACTCCTCAAATGTTGCAAAGTGCTGAAGGCTTCATTAAAGAAAATGGTTATGAAAATGTATCGTTTGTTCAAGGAGATGCTGAAGATATGCCATTTCAAGATGACGAGTTTGATACAGTAACGTGCAGAATTGCACCGCACCATTTTCCTAATATTAAACAGTTCATCAAAGAGGTGTACCGAGTGTTAAAGCCAGGCGGACAGTTCTTGCTCATTGATAATGTAGCACCGGAAGTGAATGCTTATGACGAGTTTTATAATCGAGTTGAAAAGACAAGAGATCCAAGCCATTATCGTGCTTATAAAAAGACAGAGTGGCTTTCTATGCTTGAAATGCAAGGATTCCGTACAGAAGTGCTGACAACTTTCTCAAAGCGCTTTTTATTTGATGACTGGTGCGGGATGATGAATGTTTCGGAAGAGACAAAGCGTGAGCTTACTCAATATATGCTGAATATACCAAGCGGGTTTAAGCAGTTTTTTGATATCAAAACAAATCAACAGGGAATTGAATCGTTTCAAGGAGAAGCAATCTTTGTAGCGTGTTGCAAAAATAAATAA
- a CDS encoding ABC transporter permease, producing MNSIPKIPVGNWIDHFVTFLNDNIKGFFDVISAIVDGIVSFIVLVLTFPPALILILIVGIIAWFSSKKWSFTILSMIGLLFILNLGYWQETMDTLALVLTSVLISIIVGIPLGIWASQSEKTARIITPILDFMQTMPAFVYLIPALFFFGIGVVPGVISSVIFAMPPTIRLTNLGIREVPADLVEAANAYGSTTKQKLFKVQLPLATKTIMAGINQSIMLSLSMVVIASLVGAPGLGAEVYRAVSRLEVGTGFEAGISIVILAIILDRITQYFGNRSNQRA from the coding sequence ATGAATAGTATTCCTAAAATTCCCGTTGGCAATTGGATTGACCATTTTGTGACGTTTTTAAACGATAATATCAAAGGGTTTTTTGATGTTATTTCAGCTATTGTCGATGGTATTGTAAGTTTTATTGTACTAGTGCTAACCTTTCCACCCGCATTGATTTTAATCTTAATTGTCGGAATCATTGCTTGGTTTTCAAGTAAAAAATGGTCATTTACTATTTTATCGATGATTGGCCTATTATTTATTCTTAATCTTGGCTACTGGCAAGAAACCATGGACACACTAGCCCTCGTTTTAACAAGCGTACTGATTTCGATTATAGTAGGAATTCCGCTTGGCATTTGGGCATCTCAAAGCGAAAAGACGGCTCGAATTATTACGCCAATCTTAGACTTTATGCAGACAATGCCCGCATTTGTTTATTTGATTCCAGCACTTTTCTTCTTTGGAATTGGTGTGGTACCAGGCGTTATCTCATCTGTTATCTTTGCAATGCCTCCGACGATTCGCTTAACGAATCTAGGTATTCGTGAAGTACCCGCTGACTTAGTAGAAGCAGCAAATGCCTACGGTTCAACAACAAAACAAAAATTATTTAAAGTACAGCTTCCATTAGCTACAAAAACCATCATGGCCGGAATTAACCAAAGCATCATGCTATCTCTTTCAATGGTTGTTATTGCCTCTCTTGTAGGTGCTCCGGGGCTTGGTGCGGAAGTATATCGTGCAGTTTCTCGACTTGAAGTCGGCACGGGCTTTGAAGCCGGAATTTCAATCGTTATTTTAGCGATTATTTTAGACCGTATTACGCAATATTTTGGAAATCGTTCAAACCAACGAGCATAA